The sequence AGTATTGCTGTGCTGTtgttatattacgtaataccttCATTCGCGCTTTCCAGACGAAAAACGGTTTACCAGTATACGTTTACATTTACACCCCGAACCATTCGGAATCGAACCATTTGAACGTAGCGAGTAACCTCGGCAACAATCAAATTTCAACTTGACATCGAACAGTGTGCAATTCGCGTCCCGATTCGATTCCCATCCGTAATGATTTCGGGACGGATAGACAGAAGAGAGGAACATTTGCAGCGGACGTCTTTTCACATAAGAAAATCCCAAAGAATGAGTATAGATTGTACACGGATTCAAATTAAACACGCGAATAACTGAAAGATTAAGCAGAGTAAGTGAATAAATTTCTCTATATTTCAGGATAAGGGGAGGGAGAggggaaagagagagggagggggAGGGAGGCGTAGGAGAAAATGTGTCAACAAAAGAGGCAGGCGCAAATATGGAAAAACGTTTCATACGAGGATACGAGGTTTAATTAACGAATTGTATTTATCGACGAGTTCGATTCTCGATACGTGACAAATGGAAATGAAACAATGACAATGCAACAACTTGAACGACAAATTCTTCGATTCGCGGATATAGGAACGACTGCGGATGTGGCTACGGATACGATTGCGGACGTGGATGCGGATACGAGCTGCGACCGCGTTTCCTTATATATCGTCTACTTGCAAATGTAAACCGTGGATAAATTTAAACGAACGCTTCGACCATGTAAACGTTTGTTAACGACggattatgaaaattaatcaacGTTCTCAGCCATCAATTTTTAATCGGCATTTTCAATTCGAACTTCAATCTTTTTCATCCACGAACGCGAAATGATACATATCGGCAAATCAAggatattttttcaatatacCGAATACGATTTTCGTTTCTGTCGATCGTTAACCGTTCTACGAGAGAAACCATTCTCCATGACGTTGCTCTATCGAAGAGAGCACGTTGTTCTTTCCTACATCGCGGTATGTTATTATTTCAGTGCGTAATTATTATTTCCTCGTATTATTAATCTAATCATTTTCAGGTGAATTTGCAGTTTCTACGAACGGAAACATCAAACATCCTGATCGTTCTACGTACAATCTAAAGGGGAAATCGTAGTACGCGAGCGCGCGTTTATGTGGGTGAACGAGTACTCGAGTACCTGGGAGAGGGAGGGTTGTCGGTGCAAAAGTCGAGCCTGGAACGAGCTCGGGGTGTCGATGGTATGCTGCCTAGAGAGGGCTGCATGTGGTGGAGTTACAGAACTCTGACGAAACCAAGGTAACGAGATCTTCCTGCGGGCTTTTTTCACGATTGTTGCAGGTTTTCCTGCCGGTGACGTCATGACAGTTCGTTTGCCTCGTGTTCAATTCACGTGCACGAACGCGATAATCGTGTTTAGCGCAACAAACGGGAATAAACGTGTTATCGAACGTACGAGCGACATGTTGCTCTCTTTAATGATTTTTCCCGATTCTCAAAACGGGTCGGAATAAATTTTCTCCGACGACTCGTCGCCACGATCACCGTCCAACGGATCCATTCGACCCAAGTGTCGCGCCCGTACTGATCCCGTTACCTATCGTTCCTCGCATCCTCATCCTCCTCTTTACCCTCGCCACCCTTTACCTTACCACCTATTTCTCACCCCTCACTCCCTCCCCGCCTTCCCCTCTCTCCCTCACTTTTCTTCCATCGTACCCTCTCGTGCACGCGCTGCAACGCGCTTGCTCGCTTTTCGATTATTCTCGAACCCCACCCAACCATCTTCTCTCGCTCTGCTCGCTGCTATCGCTACCCCACTACCGAACACCAACGACGAATCCACAGCTATCGCTTCTATCTACCCCGCTTACGTTTCTCGCTTTTATCGCTCTCATCTATCCTCGCGCTCCTTTCCACTCATGATCACTTATATCTAAACTCTATCTCAACAAACACGTCTAGATATCACGAACATTATGCCTTCCGTCTTTATTCCGTCTTTCATCTTCCGCCTTCAGAGATCGCAACCAAATCGATCCTggttctccttcttttttattcgtttcaaaCTGCAATTAAATACTTTCCGCGTCTTGCAAagctcttttttttatatattatctcctcttaatcgaatcgaatgaaaaatgtttatccTACCTTTATCCTTTTAACAGTCAATTGTCCACAAGTACAAATATGGATCCAACCATCTTTTCAACCTTATACGTTAAAAATCgaaacgtttcacaaataCGATCAGAGGCAATCGGCCGCGACTAACCACTGGCAAACCCAACGACTAACGTATAGTATTTGCTTGCTCTTGACGAACGATACCGATTATCGTGCAAGCCAAACCCGGATTGATTCCAAAGCAATCGCTACATAGCTCAAATTCTCGTAAGACAGTGAAAAAAGGAAACGGAACATCGAAAAAGCGAGATCCAAatgaaaagaaggaagaaagattCTACCTACCTTATCGGAATCTGTGGTGTTGGTGGAACCAAAAGATGCCAGGGAATTTCTATCTAAATTCTCAACGCTATCGTCCAGAGAAGCACATTCTTCGAGATCCCTGCTAGAACGTTGACTCGAACTCTTTTTCGCAGGACTCTTCGGCATGCTTAAACTGAAATATGTTTCCTGAATAACCTCGCGTAGTCTTTTCACCCACAGTTGCTTAGCATCCATCGAATTAGCTCGAAGAACGACACGTGTATCGCTGGTTGGTGCCCGACCTGTCCAAACCGCGAATTTGCATTCGTCACCCTCGATATGTTCGGTCACACCCAGCTCGGAGGTCATCAAACGGCTTTTGTAAATATACTTCACCTATATCGTGCCGGACAAAAGAAAACGTTTACGTTTACTCTGGATGGATACAGCTTGAGTTGTTTTATCACGCTCGATCAACGCGGCATATATGTATTCCAAATTGTTTTCCATATCGATTTTGCTTTTACCTACCTTTCCAGCCGAATCTTTCACCTCTTTGCTAAACAATAGGTACAATTCAAATAGAAATATGTGCCGATCCCTGCCTTTTCTAATCAGTTGTTTAGGGTCCCACACTGTAAAAGAGTCCTGCAGCACCACATCGCCTAGTGTGTCTATTCTTACATCGCAACCTTCCAGCATGCTCAAATGTAAGGCATCGTTCGCTTTCTTAGGCACATTTAACATTACTTCTAACCCATCTTTTATCTCACCCTGTCCTTCTTGGCAACAAGCCtacataatttgaaaaattgaaccGTGAAGAAACAGTAAGCGCAAAGATACAATGTAAGAAAAGATTAACAgacagaagaaaaaataaaagatatgaaaaagaggaaaaaagaactTGTTTCGATCATGCAGAGTATACgcaatatgaatttttatatctagAAAACTATACACCTATTACTATTGATATAGCGAGACTATAAAGGGAAAAGAGCAAACATTTTCCTTTCCCCGATCATCCTACCTGAAGATCTTTGAGCAACAACTGATACTTTGTTATTCTTTGTACCGGTTTAATTAGGTACGCAGCGATCGGATGTTCAACTCGCTGTTTCCTTTGTAATTCTTCAAACCATGTCCCACCATGAGTAACTAACAATTGATTACTTTCCGGTTTATTCTTACAGTATGTCACGTACATATCAAATTTAGGTGCCTaatcgataaaaaaagaagcaaattaATCGTCTAACACATCCAAGTTACGATACAAGACATAGGTATAGCTTACCCATGTCACGAAACAATGCCCAACGTCTTCTGGCATAGTTTCGTACTTTTCTAGCTCACGAAGAAATATGTTACTATGAAATTGATGAATTTCTTCCATATTGCTGAAAATTATTGATTCTCGTCCTTGTAATCCAGATGGAACGTTTCCTTTTCCGCATCGCGTTTCTTCCAAAAAACATCGAATACAAGTTTCCAAATCCTTCACGTAGGTCCTTTCTGTTTGCAGCAATTCAGCCATTATAAATCTGTGAACACGTTGCGGGTGATGAAAACAAAGACGCATGATAATTGTCATCGTTCGATTAAAGAGGAGCATACTCTTTTCTTCGTGCAGATCTTCTTTTCTCCTCGTTTAATTCTTTCAGATCTTTCCCCTTGATCTTCTCTTCGAGTAGAGGATCGGAATTGCGATCGATGGAAAGATCTTTTTGGCCATCGTCAGATTGAATTCCAAGATCTTCTTCGATTTGACTTTTATAGCAGTCCATACGTGTACTAAAGTCCTTGTATCTTTGATCCACTTCAGCAACAGATTGTTTGATTGCTGCTGCATGAGCGTGTCCTTTTTCCACTAAATTATCAGCTAGCTGGATCAACAGTTTCACCCTTTCTCTTGTTTCCTGTCACATCACGCAGCAAAcgaacgaacaaaataaatcagaaggaagaaaaaggataAAGAACAAACTCTTGTTCCTTCAAGCGCTTTCGTTTGTCGATCTGAGAAGAGAATGCAAGAAACGAACAAAACCTACCTTCGCAGCTCCCTTAAATTCGTTGTGCTCCCGCAACAATTGTTCATTTTCGATACGATTTTTACCAACGTTAGTATGGGTGGCTAAATACAATTCACCCGTTTCTCTTATCCATTCTAAAGCCTGTTTAGCACTGCGCTCGAATAAGACATATTGATGACACTGATCCAATCGTTTCTTACGCTGCGTCCAATATTCCAGCACACGATTTTCTTTACTAAGCAACTCTTCCAAAATACCTGTAACGTCGTAAATTCTAGATTAAAAGGTGCAAATGACAAAGATTATTTAGATGTAAAACCTTATTAGAGGCAACATGTCATACACGTTAACATGAAACTAACTTTTAACTTTATTCTCTGAGCCAGCGCTGTTCGCTTGATAACTATAAAACTGAAGACTGCGATTTGTATATTTGAGAAATGTTTCCGCGGTCCGCCGTACCAACGTGCATGCTTTTAAGAATGCTTCCTTCTGTTCTTGATGTTTTCCAACAAGCGTTGGCACTTGTGTCGCCTTTTCACCAGAAGCGCACCAATCTTCGTCTCGTTTGTATTCGCGTTCGAGGCTATCTAATACAGAGCGAACTTGTTCCGCCGTCTTGTAAAAATTAATGCTAGCAGTTACTAGCTTGTGTCTCTCTTCTGCACATGTCACTAGCTGTTGCCATCTCTTAGTTACATCCTCTGCCACTTCTCTTATACTCTTCGGATCGTAGTGATTCGCACTTACTAACGCATCTGCTCTGTGTTTGACCTGTAATGATCGATACACACATTTCTCTTTGTTACGCTATcatttgatcatttttatattacaatgCTGCTACGTATAAAGAGGATACAACTACATACCTGAACAGCTGAAGTATGCGTTTTTTCTATAGCAACTTGGAACTGTTCGTGTTCTAAACGAAGCTGCTCAGCATCCTGCAGATTTTCTGGAACTCTCAATGAAGCTAACAACATAGCTTCTCCATTGCGAATCCAATTGGCTACATGTGTAGCATCAGTTTGTAGTTGCACCAATTGAGAAGCTTGTTCTAAACGAACTCTTCTCATCTCCGCCAAATCTTCCGCGTCCATTTCtctttcgtttaaaaattcgAGAAGTACTTGAACTCTAGATGCAGCACTGTGTTGACCGTCTGCCATTATGCAAACTCCTGCTTGTTCTAATACCTAAGTGTCAAGGTAACGGAAGCGGCTCGTaacacaatttaatataaCGCATTTTTAAGATCTCTGTTATCATAATTCAGTATCGGAAATACATCTGTATATCTTAACTCTTTCTTACCTGAGCGAGTTCTTGACCTTGTTGCAAAACCTGAAATGCGGTATTCTGCATATGAGCAACACCATCGTTGTGCACACGCAACAATTGTTCAGGGGAACCCTCCCGAGGTGGACCTTGTAGCTCCTGCGCCCACATCTCTAACTGACCACTCGCTTCTAAAGCATCTCTTTCGAACACGCGCAATCGTAGGCATAGCTCTAATCTCAATTTTCTTGTAGCCCACAAATCTTCTAATTCCTGCCTTAAACCCGCTAACCTGTCTAAGGCAGCTTCTACTGCAGATATCTGAAAACAGTTACATCCAGAGTGttttcttccccctttttaaCCAATCTCACTCACATTTATATCATTTCATATTCATTCGTAAATGGTAAGAATAAatggagaaagaagaaaggtaAAAACCTAGAGCACAGGTAAAACTCACAGAGCCCGTAGTATCAGGAGCATCGGTAGATTCTCGAAGTTCTCGAAGCAATGCTTCACCCTGAACGATAGTCGATGCACAAGCTTCCATACAGGAGGCTCGGTGTTGAGCACATTGTTCCAACAGTCTTTCCGCAGTTTCCAGATTCTCTGCTACTTCGTCTTGTTGTAATTCTTGTCGCAATTCGTCAACCCAACCAGTTAACTATTGAAAATACATGGccgtttttatattttcggcGCTAATAACACGTATTATGTATACTTTACCTCTTTTTCATGCGTATAAAACACAACCGCCAAATCTAATCTTCGACGACGCTGTTCAACTCTTGCCGCGAAGCTACTAACGTGAGCTTCTAATTCTTGCGCCACGGCATATATTTCATCAGCAGCACACTCGCCAGTGTGTGCCAATTCTTGAGCAGCAGTAAGTAGTTTAGTAGCATTTGTATAAGTATTCTGAGCAAATgaaaatatcgtttatttaataCTTAATACTTGTATCGATACATCCACTCGTGAACAATATTATCATCAAGTTAATACCTGAGCTACATTTTCGAAATGTTCGTGACTTTTCTGGTACACTCTCGCTTTTTGAAGATTCCGACCAACACCTGTATTCTTTCTAATAAAAACTTCGCCATGATTAGTTAACCAATCCAGAACTTGCTTTACATCTTCTTGAAATAATCTGCGAACGATCAATCACTAATCAAACTACTAGAAAACATGAAGTACAACAATTGATAACGCggaattaataaataacatataGTGACCCGAAAAAGACGAACGAGAAAGAGAAGTGATGCATGAGAAATGCGAGTACCTTAACGCAAGTCGTTGATGCAGTTTGACTTTCCGAGCATGCCAACGAGCCTCCAACGCTCTGTGATGACCCAAGATTTGATGGATTACCGCCAATACATGCGATGCACCCTCGCTATAATCCGCTGCTGGATTTCCGCTCATACCGGAATGTCCATCGATACCGTGTCCATCTTGACTCTAAGCAAAGTAATCATTTTATCCATTCGatcattgaaatttttcatgtcAAAGCAGTCTAAACATTACTTGCCATGCACTATGATAGCGATTACATTAGTCAATGCGTACTCGTCGCTTAAACATGATTTATGGAAACATTTCACATCGGTTAGTACGACAATGATTACATGTAACTTTCCTTTTCTTAATgaaagaaagaggagaagGAGGGGAGAAATACCCACAGATTAAATGAGTACGCACTCACACATGGCTATAGCGTAGCGTTATCGATAAAGACATGACCCATGCATGTACCATACATTTTCTCAATCAAAATGATCTATAAATAATTGATACGATTTACCGAGAAGTGAACTAGAATAATACataaagcaaaataaataagattAGTTTGCAGGCATGTACGCATACATTCGTGCACACCAATAAACGTACATGTTTTCTGGCCGTATGGTCTATCCCTTGCGGCTGATTACAGACTTGCACGAGATGATCCAGTTGATAAAGAAGCTTCTTACTGGTACTATGCACCTAAACAACAGTAGGATTACCCAAAACCATAATTTAAGTTCCGTAACTGAATTCCGTTAAATATTGAAACCATATTTTAGTTGGACAATTcatgaaaaaaaaagtttacgAATACACGCAACGAGAAAGGACAAGTTTTATTTGTGTTCGGAATTATCGCATGATGCAACCGTTCCCTTTATTCGCAGGgttaactctctctctctctctcttaccATCTAATCCcttatttctttgaatatttattttatctttcttttctgtaAGACCCGCATACCAAGCAAACGACCACCGGTTAGAagctattaaaaaaaaaatgtctaaTCGTTTCATACATAATCGATGCAAAAACTCGTATCCGAGCTCGAACCGTGCGTCGAACTGAAGCCGTGACAAACTTGCAGCATCGAGCCTAGTCCACTCAAAAGTGCCTGATACGCGTCATATACCTGCCAAACATGATCGCCTTTTACTAAACATCACGTTATAGACAAAGTCACGAGTTGCGAGGCCAAACtacgattaattaaatgaaaaaaatccATGTTTGTTGTTTGTTTCTTCGAGATTGAATTCCTTTATCGCGAACCGACGAGAATCAATATTATGTACACGTTTGTGTCTCACGATATAGAAATGTGAAGTGAACATTGCAGATTTACATGAAacgacgacggcgacgacgacgacgacgacgacgacaacgacgacaacgatGTCGTATCATATAGCGTACGAAGAAAGATTACCTCTGTGTAAGCTTGACACATCGCTTCGTAAAGAGTTTGGTGTTGCCGTATATGAGATTCCAAGATTGGTATTTCATTAGGTAAGTTTCCAGCATCGCAAGCTTGACTCCATCCTGCAACGCTATCGACGTATTGCTCTGCCTTATGATGAAATACGACGCTCAAACTGAGGACCGCGGTACGTTCATCAAGTCCTGCTGCGAATTCTTTCCAAGCTCGATCTAGTCGACCGGCTACTGCCCTAACGTGTCCGGCAGCATAATGTTGAGTTTCGAGCAAACGGCTGGCCATGGTTAAAATCTTATTTATGTTCACGTAGACATTCATGGAACTCATAGTGAAATGTTTATGCTCCTCCTGCAAATTTTTAGCCAGTTGATAAGAACGTCCAATTTCGACATAATTCGCCAAAAATCCTTCTCTGTTGTGACAAATCCAATCAAACATTTTTGCACAATCCTGTTCAAAAAGCCTTAGTTGAAAGCACTGATCCAATTTCATCTTTTTAATGTGCCACAACTGTAAAAGATGCTGTTGCGCGGCGTGCACAGATTCTAAGTGTTGAATCACTAATGCTGCTAGAGCTCGTCCATCGGGGTCGGTGCCACCAGTTGCCCCGCTTTCTATACTACCACCTTCACCACTACTCGCTGCTATACCTATCACAAAAATGTACCAGTAAATGTTTGTTTCATGCTTAACGATTAATTTGAATTACCCGTTATTATGCATAGATGAGAAAAGATcaggattaaaattaaaagaaatggTGATGAACAATACAAATTGTTTCTTACTATTATCAAAACGTTGTAGTAATCGCTGACCGACAACTTCAATTTCTTCCACTGGAACTTTCATAatctttttcttcatttcattGTGCAGATCAATCCCGTGTTTCGCTCCAGCCACATCGTCCGCAAAATCATTTCGACTCAGATCTTCCTGTAAGTCGTCCAATCTATCAAGAAGATCAGCCGCCTGCCACGTAAAATCTTCTACGGCTAGTCTCGTGTCAATCCATTGTGCATGATCATACTGTAGCGATCCATCTAAATCCGCGGTCAATTGCGATGGATCGATCACCTTTGTCAAAGCTTCTAAACTTATTGTATTTATCTAAAACAGGGAAAGCGTTTTCAACCATTTTGCTGTTCAAAcacatatttcttttatagttTTATCTTTGCTTACTtcgaaattatatttcttttgtttAGCCAATGACGTTCTTTGCTTTTGCCAGAAATTTTCAGGTTTGATGATGAAAGCAACATGAATTGATCGATGAAAGTGTTCATGTAACAcctaaaatttgaaaatgtcaGTATTTTATAATCACAAATCTATTCAAGCTTTTCATCAAAGTAGTTATTATTGAatgtaagaaaaaatatagTGGAGCAAGGAGTTGAGATAATGATTAGAATGTGACCTTTAGGATGGGTTTGACAGAATCCCAAGTAGCACCACGCATATCCACAATGACAGTGAAGCGTAAACCTCTGGCTTCGTCGTTGGGTATGGTCAATAAGTATTGCAAAAGACGTCGGTAATCTTCAGGTTTGGCTCTTTCGCGTCTTGCTGTAGTAGGAAACACAAGTACTGGTCCACCCCTGCGATCCCGACCACCTGGCAGAATAGCCAGACGTTCTTGGAGCAAAGGTAAAACCTCCGTAGCTCTTGTTCCATCCATTTCAACCACTTTTATTTGGTCAAGTCGTACCTAccaaaacaatttttatataaatatttcttttccctcaataaaaaagaaaaggaaattaattGCACAATTATATCATCAAATATTCTTGTCAAGATGTATCCACAATATTGGATTCCACTATATCGTGATGTCATACCAAAAAGAAATAGGAAGAtcagatatatacatattaacgAAACCAGCTTTATTACATTACATCCGAattgtaagaaatatttaggAGATGTGTATATGATGCAcgataaattttcgaaataataCGCACATAAAATCAACATCGCGTCATCGTCATCTTCGTCTATTTATATTCGGAGAAAGATGACAAAAATGCATTCGGTTTCGATAATCCCATTGTTAAGAACTGTTAGAACCGTCATTACGACCTGAGCCGTTGCTACCATCACTGTCACGTCATTGACGTAAAAAATTATGTTCAACCGTCACTACATTCATCTAATAATGTACTCATAGGAAGAAAAGTGCATTCAGTAAATATTTCCGTACTTTCGTGCTTGGTTCGAATGTATTTGTGTTCGGATCGAAATGTCTCTTTTGGTTTGATCCGTTTCCGTAAGTTCATACCTTCAGGCGGATCACGAATCAGAAACCACGGCCGAATCAGAATGAACATTGTTTCGCTTACCCGTGTGAAAGATcaattcgatgaaatttcgCTCGTTTCGACTTTCTTATTTCTTCCATGCATATATACGTTGAATAAAAGGCGTTGCGATTCATATTGTTCGTTCGCCAGCATTAAAATTTGTACATTCACGATAAATCCTAAGCTCCGAAACCGCTACCTGCCAATGCCAGTCTGCCATATTCGAACTGGTACGAACGAGAAATTTTCAATGATCTTCTCGTTCGAACGTCGACGCACGGTCATGGGTACATTAATGTTTGTTAGTGCCGTACGAGGGCAGCACATACCCTTTGGATTTTCCGcattgtaagttcccgttaaaATCATAGATATCATCTGATATCACTTATACaagtataaataatacatacacAATACGCACGAGTTCCGATCTTAACCTCCCGATGGTATTGTTGGCTCATTTGTTGCGATCAATCGGTAAaaccaaatttatttatttatatgaataAGTATCTTACACATATATCGTACGTAACGTTTCAATccatttaatttttacattctCGAATAACCAGTGAAACTCCGATGAACTGCTCGTATTAACATTTGAAATTATTCTACTTATTGTCAGTTTTTCGTCATTTTATCTCAAATACTtgacatttttcaaatttatacgAGTATAAAAACGCGGCATATTAATAAATCAGTCAGAAAATTATGTTCTATTTTAATGACATTTCTAATaaacgttttcaaattttaaccTTTATCGAAATTTTAACCTAatcgaaacaatttatttccaATGATTTGAAATTTGTTCAATCTTGTTTCGTTATAGGAAAATAATCGATGTGTATATTGTGCATTTAAAATCCTACAAGTTATGGCGAATCCTGTTTTACGAAGTTTTATCAAAGATATACCTTCACGCTTAAAAATTCGTGTCGAACAAGTTCGACATGGACATCATCTTCGAGGAAAACCACCAACTATCGCTCTCACTTTGCAGCAACGGCTCCAATGTAAGTGGAACAGTTTTATGGATATCTAGGAAACTAAAGCTGAGCATCACAGTCGTTATATGTATAAGTGAATTTGCTCAGAATTATGAGCCACATGACAACATATTTGAAAAACATTCAAGCCAGTGAGGTGAACCTCTTTTGATATAATTACCTTTGAtaccttctttcttttttatagtGCTGAAAGGACCAAGTCCAACTAAATTAAACATAGGTTTTCTTGCTTCAAAACCCTCATTGCAAAAAAAACAGGCTTGGATGGCTGAACGAAAAATCAAACGAGCTAACATGGACTTTGAGAAAGAAATAAGGAGTGGACAGTGTAAGTGCTAAATTTCTGATTGAGACAGTCACATGTGTACATGTGGTATTCATTATACCATGGTATCCTATATGTGTTTTACAGTGCCATTAAATTTAGAAGAAGCAAGAAATACTTGGTTAGAAACAACTAGTCCATATGATATTCAAAAAATCGCAGATCATTATAACATTTTCCAAGATTTATTTGGAAatgcttttttctttcctgTTGTACAGCTTGACATCAATTACAACATAGACGATAATGATACTCTAGTCAAAGTTTATACaggaaatgtaataaaacctgCAGAGGCACATACGTTACCAAATGTTGAATACAAAGCCCAAAAGGATACTTTATGGACATTGGTGATGTGTACACCAGATGGTAATTTGGAGAACTCAAACAACGAATATTGTCATTGGTTTTTGTAAGTTGACAAGGTGTTTGTTACCTAAGCAGTTCGGTCCATAGAATTAACTTACACTCATTCTTCTTCCTATTTAGAGGAAATATTCCAGGAAACAGAGTAGAAGAGGGTGAGCAAATAATGGATTATTTGAGACCAATCCCAGTTAGGGGAGTAGGATATTATCGTTACATATTTATCCTGTACAAACAAAGTCAACGC is a genomic window of Bombus huntii isolate Logan2020A chromosome 1, iyBomHunt1.1, whole genome shotgun sequence containing:
- the LOC126868930 gene encoding triple functional domain protein isoform X4 is translated as MDGTRATEVLPLLQERLAILPGGRDRRGGPVLVFPTTARRERAKPEDYRRLLQYLLTIPNDEARGLRFTVIVDMRGATWDSVKPILKVLHEHFHRSIHVAFIIKPENFWQKQRTSLAKQKKYNFEINTISLEALTKVIDPSQLTADLDGSLQYDHAQWIDTRLAVEDFTWQAADLLDRLDDLQEDLSRNDFADDVAGAKHGIDLHNEMKKKIMKVPVEEIEVVGQRLLQRFDNSIAASSGEGGSIESGATGGTDPDGRALAALVIQHLESVHAAQQHLLQLWHIKKMKLDQCFQLRLFEQDCAKMFDWICHNREGFLANYVEIGRSYQLAKNLQEEHKHFTMSSMNVYVNINKILTMASRLLETQHYAAGHVRAVAGRLDRAWKEFAAGLDERTAVLSLSVVFHHKAEQYVDSVAGWSQACDAGNLPNEIPILESHIRQHQTLYEAMCQAYTEVHSTSKKLLYQLDHLVQVCNQPQGIDHTARKHSQDGHGIDGHSGMSGNPAADYSEGASHVLAVIHQILGHHRALEARWHARKVKLHQRLALRLFQEDVKQVLDWLTNHGEVFIRKNTGVGRNLQKARVYQKSHEHFENVAQNTYTNATKLLTAAQELAHTGECAADEIYAVAQELEAHVSSFAARVEQRRRRLDLAVVFYTHEKELTGWVDELRQELQQDEVAENLETAERLLEQCAQHRASCMEACASTIVQGEALLRELRESTDAPDTTGSISAVEAALDRLAGLRQELEDLWATRKLRLELCLRLRVFERDALEASGQLEMWAQELQGPPREGSPEQLLRVHNDGVAHMQNTAFQVLQQGQELAQVLEQAGVCIMADGQHSAASRVQVLLEFLNEREMDAEDLAEMRRVRLEQASQLVQLQTDATHVANWIRNGEAMLLASLRVPENLQDAEQLRLEHEQFQVAIEKTHTSAVQVKHRADALVSANHYDPKSIREVAEDVTKRWQQLVTCAEERHKLVTASINFYKTAEQVRSVLDSLEREYKRDEDWCASGEKATQVPTLVGKHQEQKEAFLKACTLVRRTAETFLKYTNRSLQFYSYQANSAGSENKVKSILEELLSKENRVLEYWTQRKKRLDQCHQYVLFERSAKQALEWIRETGELYLATHTNVGKNRIENEQLLREHNEFKGAAKETRERVKLLIQLADNLVEKGHAHAAAIKQSVAEVDQRYKDFSTRMDCYKSQIEEDLGIQSDDGQKDLSIDRNSDPLLEEKIKGKDLKELNEEKRRSARRKEFIMAELLQTERTYVKDLETCIRCFLEETRCGKGNVPSGLQGRESIIFSNMEEIHQFHSNIFLRELEKYETMPEDVGHCFVTWAPKFDMYVTYCKNKPESNQLLVTHGGTWFEELQRKQRVEHPIAAYLIKPVQRITKYQLLLKDLQACCQEGQGEIKDGLEVMLNVPKKANDALHLSMLEGCDVRIDTLGDVVLQDSFTVWDPKQLIRKGRDRHIFLFELYLLFSKEVKDSAGKVKYIYKSRLMTSELGVTEHIEGDECKFAVWTGRAPTSDTRVVLRANSMDAKQLWVKRLREVIQETYFSLSMPKSPAKKSSSQRSSRDLEECASLDDSVENLDRNSLASFGSTNTTDSDKTGVAEVTWVIADHSAAPGSKELTVTKGQQVEVLENGSNISGVNTSEWTHVRLLVAPGQVDPPPEGLVPTSALKQPPPVSSKTSPSRKVPGQQQQQQQQQQQQQQQQQQSHYHQQQSTSQIQTAASSGGITTVSSGTTGIPGSSSSVVGTGIVASGGLSAQNVPPSSILPDETENIIAGAAAAAAAAAANDGSGAANTNSPGNKRRGFSGRKWLPPPLRKLSQGKVEKSPATTTPTATATTATTSTAISIVQTSCERSSLKKNVSEKRFRLPSGAEQSRPLRSASVSISALTTATASMRVSTSVSEADLDTELEPGLEGAEEEEGETEQSEPELEEDTMPEPDDTEALTYSEQNGADDAEDELELPPPMKPITEPILVATANGSSESAIATESCGKSLTSERSAKILDGATTADLAEIEQIVKERMEQHTENQERQSLMRTPSGKSSNVGIGGDEDYDEGTLSTAITIAATTIAAPTTATSTTTMTTAATMVTTMATTTTTTTTTTSSPVHGTPEECDVESAVLAKRQFVIRELVETEKDYVNDLKQIVEGYMSLMRDPESEVPLPDDLRGGKDKMVFGNIEAIYEWHRDFFLKALERCLERPEELGPLFKRYERKLHMYVVYCQNKPVSEYIVSEYIDTYFEDLRQKLGHRLQLCDLLIKPVQRITKYQLLLREALRLTERTQRMSEIEGLTAAVHVMRIIPKAANDMMDVARLQGFDGKITAQGKLLLHGPLLVSEFSSNLPSKEKEWQVFLFEQNIIFSEAVGKKTQFTNPVYIYKAHIQVNKLCLQNPYDDPEKFIIRSTDPRKPGLAFSCSAAEENGPRKQEWVDTITAILQTQRDFLKAIQSPIAYQKELTKDPFRGVSPDSPCRGSVLSTISSTIPNMSKTNEERRNELVGAAGSTISATSKTLATAAAVAATATGTGTGTATATTSILHRPRTAATDQDSSQTQSSPSKSRLNFLEGFRSTLRPRSPVRNNSIPQKDSSFSSS